The following coding sequences lie in one Saccharopolyspora hordei genomic window:
- a CDS encoding helix-turn-helix transcriptional regulator, translated as MSPDEPRVPNTVLIALRERGGLSQQDLADELTNLAARYGKHPQITRKTIGRWERGEVVWPQPFYRRLLAEFFGCAGDELGFRRPRSVRPEQDQTEPLPAPLTFATAPTTAEPHVERDQEEWRQVRSALGKHRRDLAVLAEALYRDHRVPGLKNTGVISAPNWIPAEPVPLDEIALTLDSVVAEPTITGAEPESALVRPLATIDARYRRYHDAIRDLAAPRLFENRLCFRLLELDWTQPSMHFGQMCFFDAVDTNEALAHEFAAHHLSIDSDRETVVPRASMRRLTFRKLIADPFDLGRRPLMGAIGTLTIRGGDSPSVVLHQRDSARVSGGGGMAHLLPAGIFQPSSVIPAAVAADFSIWRNIQREYAEELLGHDEYDGSGKPIRYDKLEPFTTMDEALRDGHIRVFCLGVTLDALTLAGDILTVAIIAPDTYDELFANAVETNSEGSMPARAFPFEENTLTWLHESKRLSPGAAAALHLAWSNRKVLLV; from the coding sequence GTGTCGCCCGATGAGCCTCGCGTACCGAACACCGTGCTGATCGCCCTGCGCGAGCGGGGCGGGCTGTCCCAGCAGGACCTGGCTGACGAGTTGACGAACCTCGCCGCCCGGTACGGCAAGCACCCGCAAATCACACGCAAGACCATCGGCCGATGGGAACGGGGCGAAGTCGTGTGGCCACAGCCCTTCTATCGCCGACTGCTCGCCGAGTTCTTCGGTTGTGCGGGCGACGAACTCGGTTTCCGCAGGCCGCGCTCTGTCCGACCCGAGCAAGACCAGACCGAGCCTCTTCCCGCGCCGCTCACGTTCGCCACCGCGCCCACAACTGCCGAGCCGCATGTCGAGCGCGACCAGGAGGAGTGGCGCCAGGTCCGGTCGGCCTTGGGCAAGCATCGCCGCGATCTCGCGGTGCTCGCCGAGGCGCTGTACCGCGACCATCGCGTGCCGGGGCTGAAGAACACAGGCGTCATCAGCGCGCCCAACTGGATTCCTGCCGAGCCCGTCCCGCTGGACGAGATCGCGCTGACGCTGGACTCCGTGGTCGCCGAGCCCACGATCACCGGAGCAGAACCCGAGAGCGCCCTGGTTCGCCCGCTGGCCACCATCGACGCTCGATACCGCCGCTACCACGACGCCATCCGCGACCTGGCCGCGCCCCGCTTGTTCGAGAACCGGCTGTGCTTCCGTCTGCTCGAACTCGACTGGACCCAGCCGAGCATGCACTTCGGGCAGATGTGTTTCTTCGACGCAGTCGACACCAATGAGGCGCTCGCCCACGAATTCGCCGCTCACCACCTCTCGATCGACAGCGACCGGGAAACCGTCGTGCCACGTGCCTCCATGCGGCGGCTGACATTTCGCAAGCTGATCGCAGACCCGTTCGATCTCGGCCGCCGACCGCTCATGGGCGCGATCGGCACCCTGACCATCAGGGGCGGCGACAGCCCCAGTGTCGTCCTTCACCAGCGTGACTCCGCCCGCGTCTCAGGCGGCGGCGGGATGGCACACCTGCTGCCCGCGGGCATCTTCCAGCCCTCCTCCGTCATCCCCGCCGCCGTCGCCGCCGACTTCTCGATCTGGCGCAACATCCAGCGCGAGTACGCCGAAGAACTGCTGGGCCATGACGAGTACGACGGCTCCGGTAAGCCGATCCGGTACGACAAGCTGGAACCGTTCACCACGATGGACGAGGCACTGCGCGACGGTCACATTCGCGTGTTCTGCCTCGGTGTCACTCTCGACGCACTCACGCTCGCCGGCGACATCCTCACCGTCGCGATCATCGCCCCGGACACCTACGACGAACTGTTCGCCAACGCCGTTGAGACCAACTCGGAGGGTTCCATGCCCGCGCGGGCATTTCCGTTCGAGGAGAACACCCTGACGTGGCTCCACGAGTCCAAGCGCCTCTCTCCCGGTGCAGCGGCGGCGTTGCACCTTGCCTGGAGCAATCGCAAGGTTCTGCTTGTCTGA
- a CDS encoding bifunctional DNA primase/polymerase, with product MSDRVDAARRPTSAPLVPEIPGLAWADTRAAAVDLAQHGWPVLPGTYQLAEHGAWLGRRGAAGLEPVAPLWQLGTTTNPDVAMEWWTRRPYSVLLACGAGVDGIEVPAAHGQRALAQLSPARRGPVAVAPFGSWLFFVRSDDEPLRPELAANGHAQLHASGARLPIPPTARDGLPYRWQVSPSTAGWALPASAEVQRVLVASLSRRTGGARPSLA from the coding sequence GTGAGTGATCGTGTTGACGCCGCTCGGCGACCGACGAGCGCACCCCTGGTACCGGAAATTCCGGGACTGGCCTGGGCCGACACGCGTGCCGCCGCCGTCGACCTGGCGCAGCACGGCTGGCCCGTGCTGCCGGGAACCTACCAACTTGCCGAACACGGGGCCTGGCTGGGCAGGCGCGGCGCGGCAGGGCTGGAACCGGTCGCTCCGCTCTGGCAACTGGGCACGACGACCAACCCGGACGTGGCGATGGAGTGGTGGACACGGCGGCCGTACTCGGTGCTGCTGGCGTGCGGAGCCGGGGTCGACGGGATTGAAGTACCCGCCGCCCACGGTCAACGCGCGCTGGCGCAGCTCTCGCCGGCCCGGCGTGGTCCGGTCGCCGTCGCGCCCTTCGGTTCGTGGTTGTTCTTCGTGCGCAGCGACGACGAACCGCTGCGGCCCGAGCTGGCCGCGAACGGACATGCGCAGTTGCACGCGAGCGGGGCGCGGTTGCCCATCCCTCCAACGGCGCGTGATGGCCTGCCGTATCGCTGGCAGGTGTCCCCGTCCACCGCCGGCTGGGCGCTACCCGCCTCGGCCGAGGTTCAGCGAGTGCTGGTCGCGTCGCTGAGCCGTCGAACCGGCGGCGCACGACCCAGCCTCGCCTGA
- a CDS encoding DUF2637 domain-containing protein, giving the protein MSATATPRRDRALWGQCACTALVALGAAYASYRHGREFALRFGADEVTAAIWPLIVDGILTTATVELWKTSHGHRAGGRWAAWLSFVFGTCLSLCANVAAAPELSVFAVAVAAYPPLALLLAVELLNRALKRHRAETAGETGTETTETGETGDETGSVVRSRDRRNSTWTSRRDAAAGRSAARRSTSRSAFVGVSHP; this is encoded by the coding sequence GTGAGTGCCACGGCAACCCCTCGGCGGGACCGCGCGCTGTGGGGGCAGTGCGCCTGTACCGCGCTGGTCGCGCTGGGCGCGGCGTACGCCTCTTACCGCCATGGGCGGGAGTTCGCGTTGCGGTTCGGTGCCGACGAGGTCACGGCGGCGATCTGGCCGTTGATCGTGGACGGCATCCTGACCACGGCCACGGTCGAGCTGTGGAAAACCAGCCACGGCCACCGTGCCGGTGGCCGATGGGCCGCATGGTTGTCCTTCGTATTCGGGACCTGCCTCTCGCTGTGCGCGAACGTGGCGGCGGCTCCAGAGCTGAGCGTGTTCGCCGTGGCGGTGGCGGCGTACCCGCCGCTGGCGCTGCTGCTGGCGGTCGAGTTGCTCAACCGCGCGCTCAAACGGCACCGCGCCGAGACCGCGGGCGAGACCGGCACCGAGACCACCGAGACGGGCGAGACCGGCGACGAGACCGGCTCGGTGGTGCGCTCGCGGGACCGGCGTAACAGCACGTGGACTTCCCGCCGAGATGCGGCGGCCGGGAGATCGGCCGCGAGGCGGTCCACCAGCCGGAGTGCCTTTGTCGGGGTCAGCCATCCTTGA
- a CDS encoding DUF4254 domain-containing protein — protein MADDGEQATQHVMRVREILPRSASIIEAFRDTSSRDHPGQLVLDTANELAAQHEQQWQAEDASRASGASADAIAESKRLVDDLNARRVALVERIDEWVSTQVHSRADASLHTETLGSVVDRLAIAWVRANSLINTNDARDRARLALRQLAELADAYDDLICDVATGHRRLPAWRPLKTYRSAS, from the coding sequence ATGGCTGACGACGGTGAACAGGCCACACAGCACGTGATGCGAGTGCGGGAGATCCTGCCCCGATCCGCGTCGATCATCGAGGCGTTCCGCGACACCAGCAGCAGAGACCATCCCGGCCAGCTCGTCCTCGACACGGCGAACGAGCTGGCGGCCCAACACGAGCAGCAGTGGCAGGCCGAGGATGCCAGCCGCGCTTCCGGCGCGTCCGCCGACGCCATCGCCGAAAGCAAGCGGCTTGTCGACGACCTCAACGCCCGACGGGTCGCCCTGGTGGAACGGATCGACGAGTGGGTGTCGACCCAGGTTCACAGCCGCGCGGACGCCTCGCTGCACACCGAGACCCTCGGTTCGGTCGTCGACCGGCTGGCGATCGCGTGGGTCCGCGCGAACAGCCTGATCAACACCAACGACGCCCGCGATCGAGCCCGCTTGGCTCTGCGGCAGCTCGCCGAGCTGGCCGACGCCTACGACGACCTGATTTGTGATGTCGCCACCGGCCACCGACGGCTCCCGGCGTGGCGGCCCCTGAAGACCTACCGGAGCGCATCGTGA